The window TTGCCAAGAAGAACCCTGTACCTGAACCGAAACCATATACTGCTGATTCTGCCAAGGTATAATCTCTTTGTGCCATGAATAGTGAACCACCAAGAATCGCACAGTTTACTGCGATCAAAGGAAGGAAGATACCCAAAGCGCCATATAGTGCAGGTGCAAATTTCTCTACTACCATCTCTACCAATTGTACCATGGCAGCAATGATGGCAATGAACATGATAAACCTCAAGAAAGACAGATCAATTGTGGCAAAAGTTGCTCCTGCCCATGATAAAGCTCCTTCTTTCAATACATATTCATTCAAAAGCCAGTTCACAGGAATTGTTACTGTCAATACGAAGATAACAGCTGCACCAAGACCTAAAGCTGTACTTACCTTTTTGGAAACTGCCAAGAATGAACACATTCCCAAGAAGTAGGCAAATACCATGTTGTCAATAAATATTGATCGTATAGCTAAATTAAATAATTCCATGTCTCTTTATTTATTAATGTTCAACATATCCTGTTTTGGTACGCTGTACCCAAATGATCAATCCTAAGATGATAAATGCACCTACAGGAGATACCATCAAGCCATTGGTTGCTAAGCTGAATTCACCACCGAATAGACCGCTGATACCATCATATACTTGAACACCAAATACTGAACCTGAGCCCAATAACTCTCTGAAGAAAGCTACTGCCAAGATAATCCAAGAATATCCTAAAGCATTTCCAAATCCATCAAGGATTGCATCATAAGGCTTATTTCCCAAAGCAAAAGCTTCCAAACGACCCATTACAATACAGTTGGTGATAATCAGACCCACGAATACGGAAAGTTCTTTGTACATATCATAAGCAAATGCTTTCAAGACTTCATTTACCAATGTAACCAAAGTAGCAACTACTGCTAACTGAACAATAATCCTAACTCTAGATGGAATCGTTTTTCTCAATATTGAAATAGTCAAGTTAGACATTACAATTACAAAGATTACTGAGATTGCCATTACTAGAGTTGGCTGCATCTGAGTGGTCACCGCTAAAGCTGAACAAATACCCAATACCTGAATGGTGATAGGGTTGTCATCTACGAGAGGGTCAGATACTAATTTTCTTCTTCTTTTAGAAAGAAGTGCCTCTGCTGGCTTTTTTACTTCTACTTGTGCTGTTTCTGTACTCATTATATAAAGATTGAAACGTTCAAAATCAATTTAATATCGCTACTTCGGTGTTAGTTCCAGACTTTCTTTTTTCTAGATAGGGTTTGTAGTGACCAATGTAGTTTTTCAACATATCATTAACCCCATTTGCAGTAATGGTTGCTCCTGATAAGCCATCCACCTTATGCACCTCTCCATCATAGTCTTTTCCTTCACCTTTTTGCATGATTACAGCTTGTAATTCGCCATTTTCATCAAAAACTTTTTTGCCTTGATATCTCGCTTGTACGCCGTTTTCAGTGATTCTTGCTCCAAGACCAGGAGTCTCACCTTTGTGTGAGAAAGTAACACCTTCAATGGTATTCAAGTCAGTCTGAAGAGCGACATAGCCCCAGATTTCGTCCCAAAGACCTGCACCATAAACTGGAAGAATGTAAGACTCCACAGATTCTTCGTTGCCTTCTTCATGATAAATGAAAATTGGGTAAAGTCTGTCAGCTGGCGCTTTTTTGTAATTTTTACCTACATTAACCGTCTCTGCTACTACAGGATTGCCTTCTGAATCTTGCTCTACTTCATTGCCTTCAATGTCCACTACTTTAGAAGCGATTCTTGATTCATAATAAGTGAGAACTTCTTCAGGTTTCAAAGCTTTCAATTCTTCTGGAGCCATAACAGCACCCAAGATTTGCTCTTTGTTGTCCAAATCTTCGGCTTTCTTCTGAATTGGTCCTAAAACTTGAGAAGTACCTGAAAGTAATAACCCTAAAACTACTGTAAGGATTATTGAGAAAGTGATGATATAACCGTTAGACTGTTGCACGTTGTAACCTCCTTTTCTTGTTTGCTTTTACTACATAATAATCGATCAAAGGTGCAAAGACGTTCAAGAAAAGAACGGCAAGCATAATACCTTCAGGATAAGCTGGGTTTGTTACTCTAATGATGACAGTCAATGCTCCTATCAAAAGACCATAAATCCACTTTCCAGTTTCTGTTTGAGCGGCTGATACAGGGTCAGTTGCCATGAATACAATCCCGAAAGCCAATCCTCCCATCACCCAATGATATTCAGGACCCATCGCCATGTATTCATTTACTGCTACTAGGTTCATAATGAAGCCCATTACATATGCGCCAGCAAAACCACTTACTATGATTTTCCAACTTGCTACTCCTGTACCGATTAGGATTGCTGCACCAACAAGTGCCATTAGCGTAGATGTTTCACCAATCGAACCTGGAATCCAACCCATAAATAAGTTTGCGAATTCATAAATTCCGGAACCTAAAGCACTGTTGTGTGAGGAGAGCGCTGTATTCACTGCTTCACCTTCTACTCCAGCATTGTATGCTACTGCAAGGGCCGTCGCTCCTGAAAATCCATCTACCGCAGCTTTATCTCCTAAATATGTCCATACTTGGTCACCCGAAATCTGAGCAGGATAAGCGAAGTATAAAAATGCTCTAGCAGTCATGGCTACGTTCAAGATATTCATCCCTGTTCCACCAAAAACTTCTTTTGCAATCACTACTGCGAAGATTGTCGCTAAAGCAACTTGCCATAATGGCATAGTCGCAGGAACAACCAAAGGAATCAACATCCCTGTCACCAAAAAGCCTTCGTTGATTGGGTGCTTTCTGATTACTGCAAAAGCTGCTTCAACCAATCCACCTGCAGCATAAGCCACGATGACAATTGGTAATACTAGGGTTAAACCTAAAATCGCTTTATCTGCAAAATTATCCCAAAGTCCAGCTGTTTGACCTGTAGCCAAAAAATGCTGATGACCTGTATTATAAATACCAAACAATAAACATGGAATCATGGCAATCACTACTGTGATCATCATTCTTTTCAAATCTATTGCATCTTTTACTTGAGCTCCTTTAATGCCATTTGTATGCTTTGGTGAAAACAAAAATGTCTCACCTGCTTCAAATGCATAATAAAGATTCTCTAATTTTCCTCCCTTTTGAAAAAGGGGCTTCTGCTTGTCCAACAGATCTCTTAGAAACTTCATATTGATTAACTGTATTGAATTAAGTCTATACCTTTTCTAACTATTTCCTGTACTGGGTGTTTGGAAACATCTACAAATTCACATAATGCAAGATCCTCTTCTACTATTTCGTAGATTCCAAGTTCTTCCATCTCGTCAAAATCTTCAGCCATGATAGCTTTCAATAAATATACAGGAAGGATATCCATCGGAGTTACGCTTTCAAAAACGCCTGTCTGCACGAATGCTCTTTCTTCACCTCTTACGTTGGTGTCCAAAACAAACTCCTTGCTTGGCTTCAAGAATGAAAGTAATCCTAAAGCTCTGTGAAAGCTCAATTTATCTGCTGTTGGCTTCATCCAGCCTAAGAATTCATGATATTCACCTTCTGGAAGTAAAGTGATTTGGTTACTATAGTAACCTAAATATCCATCTTTATTAATTTTTTCACCTGTCAAAACATTTCCTGAAACTACCCTTGTTTCTGGTGCTATTTCAGATTTTTCATCTTCTTGGATATTGCCATTTACCATGGTGTCTACACAAGCCCCAATGAAGGTTTTAGTGTATGCAGCATTTTTCGCTCTTGAGCCAGTGATGGCAATTACTTTTGAGGCATCATATTTTCCTTCAAGGAATAATTTGCCTATTTGAGTCACACCGAAGGGTGTGATTGTCCAAGCAATTTCCCCTTTGTTGACTGGATCAATATGATGTATTTGAACACCAACATTTCCAGCAGGGTGTGGGCCAGAAAATTTATTGATTTGTGTGTTTTGAACATTGGCAAATACGGCAGGTACTTCCGCATCAGCGTTCAAATTCAAGTGAATAAGACCATCCGTTAGTTTTTTCAAAACATCTATTCCAGCTTGAAAATATTTCTCCTCTCCCTTTAGCGTCACTGCATAATCTGGAGCTAAAGGATGCGAATCAAAGCCTGAAATGAATATAGCTTTTGGGCTATCAGCAGGATTAGCCACAATCCCAAAAGGTCTTTGAATGATTTGAGGCCAAACCCCACCTTTGGTAAGATTGGCGATAGCATCTTCCCTAGACAGGTTTTTTATGGAGGATTCTGAGAATTTCTCGAAACTTTCATAGCTGATTTCTGAATCTGCCAAGATTTTGATTTCTAATAACTTTCTCTTTTCACCTCTTTTGATCTCAACGATTTCACCAGAAACTGGTGCGACATACTGAACTTGCTCCAGTGCTTTGTCGAATAAAATCGGAGTTCCAGCCTTTACTGTGTCACCTTCGTTTACAGTAACTTTTGGTCTTTGTAAACCAATAAAGTCCGTAGGTTTGATTGCAAAGGTCTTTGCTGGCTGGAATTCTACAAGCTTCTTATCAGCTTTTCCAACGAGCTTAATGTCGAATCCCTTCTTAAGCTTAACTAGTTTTGACATATTATTTTGAACTGTATGGTCTTTTGAAAAACGCCTCAAATCTAATAAAATACATCAGTTATTAGAAGATAATTCTGTTATTATTTGTCAGCGAGTTGCTAACTTAACATACTTATTTGAGGCCTTTTCAGTTAATTATTTTCTAAAGCAAGGTTATGTTCAAGCGAGGTAATATGTGATTTGATTTGCTCCATGAGCCACATTGGAGTTGATGTGGCACCACATATACCTATTTTATCTTCTGATCTAAACCAACTTGGGTCTATCTCAGATTCGTTTTCTACAAAATAACTTTTTTCGTTTTGGCTTTTACATACTTGATAAAGCGCCTTCCCGTTTGAGCTTTTTTTACCAGAAACGAAGATGATGACGTCATTCTCTTTTGAGAAATTCAATAATTGAGGTTCTCTGTTTGATACTTGTCTACAAATGGAGTCATTGGCATTGAAATCAACTTCCGTTAAAGTCCCTTTGGTCTCTTTGATGCGATTCTCAATTCGCTCTTTCAATTCATAAAATCCTTTGGTACTTTTTGTAGTCTGACTGAATAAAGTAACCGGTTTGTTGAAATCGATTTTATCCAAATCTTTTTCTTCCATCACGACTATGGCTTTCTCTAAAGTTTGTCCTGTAAGACCAATTACTTCCGCATGTCCTTTTTTACCATAGATGACGATCTGTCCTTTTTCCTTTTCCATTTTGTCAAAGGCAGTTTTTACTCTATGTTGAAGTTTCAATACTACAGGACATGAAGCGTCAATCAATTCGATGTTATTTTCTATAGCAGTTTTATAAGTTTCAGGTGGCTCGCCATGTGCACGAATCAAAACCTTACAATTTGTCAATTCTTGAAGTTTTTCGCGATCGATCACTACCAGACCCTTTTCACTAAGTCT is drawn from Belliella baltica DSM 15883 and contains these coding sequences:
- the nqrE gene encoding NADH:ubiquinone reductase (Na(+)-transporting) subunit E; protein product: MELFNLAIRSIFIDNMVFAYFLGMCSFLAVSKKVSTALGLGAAVIFVLTVTIPVNWLLNEYVLKEGALSWAGATFATIDLSFLRFIMFIAIIAAMVQLVEMVVEKFAPALYGALGIFLPLIAVNCAILGGSLFMAQRDYTLAESAVYGFGSGTGFFLAIIALAAIREKLKYSNVPNGLKGLGITMLITGLMGIAFMSFMGIDL
- a CDS encoding NADH:ubiquinone reductase (Na(+)-transporting) subunit D, giving the protein MSTETAQVEVKKPAEALLSKRRRKLVSDPLVDDNPITIQVLGICSALAVTTQMQPTLVMAISVIFVIVMSNLTISILRKTIPSRVRIIVQLAVVATLVTLVNEVLKAFAYDMYKELSVFVGLIITNCIVMGRLEAFALGNKPYDAILDGFGNALGYSWIILAVAFFRELLGSGSVFGVQVYDGISGLFGGEFSLATNGLMVSPVGAFIILGLIIWVQRTKTGYVEH
- the nqrC gene encoding NADH:ubiquinone reductase (Na(+)-transporting) subunit C, with translation MQQSNGYIITFSIILTVVLGLLLSGTSQVLGPIQKKAEDLDNKEQILGAVMAPEELKALKPEEVLTYYESRIASKVVDIEGNEVEQDSEGNPVVAETVNVGKNYKKAPADRLYPIFIYHEEGNEESVESYILPVYGAGLWDEIWGYVALQTDLNTIEGVTFSHKGETPGLGARITENGVQARYQGKKVFDENGELQAVIMQKGEGKDYDGEVHKVDGLSGATITANGVNDMLKNYIGHYKPYLEKRKSGTNTEVAILN
- a CDS encoding NADH:ubiquinone reductase (Na(+)-transporting) subunit B; translated protein: MKFLRDLLDKQKPLFQKGGKLENLYYAFEAGETFLFSPKHTNGIKGAQVKDAIDLKRMMITVVIAMIPCLLFGIYNTGHQHFLATGQTAGLWDNFADKAILGLTLVLPIVIVAYAAGGLVEAAFAVIRKHPINEGFLVTGMLIPLVVPATMPLWQVALATIFAVVIAKEVFGGTGMNILNVAMTARAFLYFAYPAQISGDQVWTYLGDKAAVDGFSGATALAVAYNAGVEGEAVNTALSSHNSALGSGIYEFANLFMGWIPGSIGETSTLMALVGAAILIGTGVASWKIIVSGFAGAYVMGFIMNLVAVNEYMAMGPEYHWVMGGLAFGIVFMATDPVSAAQTETGKWIYGLLIGALTVIIRVTNPAYPEGIMLAVLFLNVFAPLIDYYVVKANKKRRLQRATV
- a CDS encoding Na(+)-translocating NADH-quinone reductase subunit A, which produces MSKLVKLKKGFDIKLVGKADKKLVEFQPAKTFAIKPTDFIGLQRPKVTVNEGDTVKAGTPILFDKALEQVQYVAPVSGEIVEIKRGEKRKLLEIKILADSEISYESFEKFSESSIKNLSREDAIANLTKGGVWPQIIQRPFGIVANPADSPKAIFISGFDSHPLAPDYAVTLKGEEKYFQAGIDVLKKLTDGLIHLNLNADAEVPAVFANVQNTQINKFSGPHPAGNVGVQIHHIDPVNKGEIAWTITPFGVTQIGKLFLEGKYDASKVIAITGSRAKNAAYTKTFIGACVDTMVNGNIQEDEKSEIAPETRVVSGNVLTGEKINKDGYLGYYSNQITLLPEGEYHEFLGWMKPTADKLSFHRALGLLSFLKPSKEFVLDTNVRGEERAFVQTGVFESVTPMDILPVYLLKAIMAEDFDEMEELGIYEIVEEDLALCEFVDVSKHPVQEIVRKGIDLIQYS
- a CDS encoding 4-hydroxy-3-methylbut-2-enyl diphosphate reductase; translation: MNVTIDKNSGYCFGVEFAIKMAEDEMQESDQLFCLGDIVHNDMEVKRLSEKGLVVIDREKLQELTNCKVLIRAHGEPPETYKTAIENNIELIDASCPVVLKLQHRVKTAFDKMEKEKGQIVIYGKKGHAEVIGLTGQTLEKAIVVMEEKDLDKIDFNKPVTLFSQTTKSTKGFYELKERIENRIKETKGTLTEVDFNANDSICRQVSNREPQLLNFSKENDVIIFVSGKKSSNGKALYQVCKSQNEKSYFVENESEIDPSWFRSEDKIGICGATSTPMWLMEQIKSHITSLEHNLALENN